One genomic window of Entelurus aequoreus isolate RoL-2023_Sb linkage group LG07, RoL_Eaeq_v1.1, whole genome shotgun sequence includes the following:
- the LOC133653339 gene encoding tubulin alpha-1A chain, which yields MRECISIHVGQAGVQIGNACWELYCLEHGIQPDGQMPSDKTIGGGDDSFNTFFSETGAGKHVPRAVFVDLEPTVIDEVRTGTYRQLFHPEQLITGKEDAANNYARGHYTIGKEIIDLVLDRVRKLADQCTGLQGFLVFHSFGGGTGSGFTSLLMERLSVDYGKKSKLEFSIYPAPQVSTAVVEPYNSILTTHTTLEHSDCAFMVDNEAIYDICRRNLDIERPSYTNLNRLIGQIVSSITASLRFDGALNVDLTEFQTNLVPYPRIHFPLATYAPVISAEKAYHEQLSVSEITNACFEPANQMVKCDPRHGKYMACCLLYRGDVVPKDVNAAIATIKTKRTIQFVDWCPTGFKVGINYQPPTVVPGGDLAKVQRAVCMLSNTTAIAEAWARLDHKFDLMYAKRAFVHWYVGEGMEEGEFSEAREDMAALEKDYEEVGVDSVDGEGEEEGEEY from the exons ATG CGCGAGTGTATCTCCATCCACGTGGGCCAGGCCGGCGTTCAGATCGGCAACGCCTGCTGGGAGCTGTACTGCCTGGAACATGGCATCCAGCCGGACGGACAGATGCCCAGCGACAAGACCATCGGCGGCGGGGACGACTCCTTCAACACATTCTTCAGCGAGACCGGGGCCGGGAAACACGTGCCCAGAGCCGTCTTCGTGGACCTGGAGCCCACTGTCATCG ATGAGGTGCGCACTGGGACCTACCGCCAGCTGTTCCACCCCGAGCAGCTGATCACCGGCAAGGAGGACGCCGCCAACAACTACGCCCGTGGACACTACACCATCGGCAAGGAGATCATCGACCTGGTGCTGGACAGGGTCCGCAAACTG GCCGACCAGTGCACCGGCCTGCAGGGCTTCCTGGTGTTCCACAGCTTCGGCGGCGGCACCGGCTCGGGCTTCACCTCCCTGCTGATGGAGCGTCTGTCAGTGGACTACGGCAAGAAGTCCAAGCTGGAGTTCTCCATCTACCCGGCCCCCCAGGTGTCCACCGCCGTGGTGGAGCCCTACAACTCCATCCTGACCACCCACACCACCCTGGAGCACTCGGACTGCGCCTTCATGGTGGACAACGAGGCCATCTACGACATCTGCCGCAGGAACCTGGACATCGAGCGTCCGTCCTACACCAACCTGAACAGGCTCATCGGCCAGATCGTGTCGTCCATCACCGCCTCCCTTCGCTTCGACGGCGCCCTCAACGTGGATCTGACGGAGTTCCAGACCAACTTGGTGCCCTACCCTCGTATCCACTTCCCTCTGGCCACCTACGCCCCCGTCATCTCCGCCGAAAAGGCGTACCACGAGCAGCTGTCGGTGTCCGAGATCACCAACGCCTGCTTCGAGCCCGCCAACCAGATGGTCAAATGCGACCCCCGCCACGGCAAGTACATGGCCTGCTGCCTGCTGTACCGTGGAGACGTGGTGCCCAAAGACGTCAACGCCGCCATCGCCACCATCAAAACCAAGCGCACCATCCAGTTCGTGGACTGGTGTCCCACCGGCTTCAAGGTGGGCATCAACTACCAGCCGCCCACCGTAGTCCCCGGCGGGGACCTGGCCAAGGTCCAGAGGGCCGTGTGCATGCTGAGCAACACCACCGCCATCGCTGAGGCCTGGGCCCGACTGGACCACAAGTTTGACCTGATGTACGCCAAGCGCGCCTTCGTCCACTGGTACGTGGGCGAGGGCATGGAGGAGGGCGAGTTCTCCGAGGCCAGGGAAGACATGGCCGCCCTGGAGAAGGATTACGAGGAGGTGGGCGTTGACTCCGTCGACGGCGAAGGCGAGGAGGAAGGAGAAGAATATTAA